GGGAAGTCTCTGGAAACGCCCCTGCCTCCGGGCTTTCTGCCCAGTCCGAGCTCCCTCCGTGTGCTTTCCCATTTCTTCTCCTTTCTGAGGAGTATTCCAACTGTAGTCGATATCCAGCCGCTTCCCCAGCCGAGGCGGAGCTTTCTGCCCTCGGGAAGGGTTCTATAGAAGGAGCTGACGCTGGTCCTATAGGGCCCATGCTTGTGAATTTCATCCAGTTCCGCCTTTATTACCTCACCGTAGAACTCGTCCACGGCCTTCCAGATGAAGTCTTCGAAGACCTCTTCCGGCTTTCCATAGTTGTTAAGGCACTCCCAGAGGAGGCCGTTAAAGTGGTTTCCGTTTAATCTCAGGGTCTCCCCGTCCACGGCCAGCTCGAACTCCACCGTAGTTTCTGGTTTTAGGGCCTCGACCCAGGTGGGAATCTTAACGTCCGCCCCTACTATGTTAACGCGGTAGACCGCGAGGTGCTTTTTTCCGATGGGTTCAGAGTCCCTAACCACAAGGGCGCGCATGGGGTCGCGCTTTGGCTCGTACCTCACGCCGGGCTCCATGCCAAAGACTATCGCCTCAAGGAGGTCGTCGGCGCTCTTTGTGTCGAACCTTTTCTCCTCTTCGAGCCGTGAGTTGATGTAGTTGAGGTAGTATTCAACCAGATGCGTGTTCCATCCAACGGAGTTTTTCAGTTTTTCAATGTTTTTCCGTTGCTCATTGTTGGCACTTCTCGCAACGCTGCTGAG
The Thermococcus sp. 2319x1 DNA segment above includes these coding regions:
- the csm5 gene encoding type III-A CRISPR-associated RAMP protein Csm5, with translation MRLTVLFPLHIGDGSEITSVDIYPGDGMIFVLDTRKLTEDLLNLGIPLKEILTLLKDPPGNSYVFKGYIDSLNLNVKDYTLYTLPLIGEAGRESMRIKNFIKSNGKPYIPGSSIKGAIRTAVFYRVLKECGDTATVMDVLSSVARSANNEQRKNIEKLKNSVGWNTHLVEYYLNYINSRLEEEKRFDTKSADDLLEAIVFGMEPGVRYEPKRDPMRALVVRDSEPIGKKHLAVYRVNIVGADVKIPTWVEALKPETTVEFELAVDGETLRLNGNHFNGLLWECLNNYGKPEEVFEDFIWKAVDEFYGEVIKAELDEIHKHGPYRTSVSSFYRTLPEGRKLRLGWGSGWISTTVGILLRKEKKWESTRRELGLGRKPGGRGVSRDFPKTRRVADGMPMGWVKVE